One Treponema primitia ZAS-1 genomic window carries:
- a CDS encoding anti-sigma factor family protein, which translates to MCPDPQILSLYYDGELPSPWKEKLEAHLRDCSHCTSRLEQFRQLSGTLEEERFSAAALTERVWQRLSNPDAAIRERPVQIWGRSVSVPLPLLAATAAALILAFGFFFLRSTPDTAPADSTLASLDMQTIMPISDLNGVLQYLGDDSSDIVIIRLPESRNFMSSGEPAMIRAADYSGRKSEGSR; encoded by the coding sequence ATGTGCCCTGATCCTCAAATACTTTCCCTTTATTACGATGGGGAATTGCCGTCTCCCTGGAAAGAAAAGCTTGAAGCCCATCTTCGGGATTGTTCCCACTGTACAAGCCGTTTGGAACAGTTCCGGCAGCTTTCCGGAACACTGGAAGAAGAGCGGTTCTCTGCGGCTGCCCTAACGGAACGGGTCTGGCAGCGGCTTAGTAACCCCGATGCGGCGATCCGGGAGCGTCCGGTACAGATTTGGGGCCGCTCCGTTTCGGTGCCCCTGCCCCTGCTTGCTGCCACAGCTGCTGCGCTGATCCTCGCTTTTGGCTTCTTCTTCCTTCGAAGTACTCCGGACACCGCTCCTGCAGATTCAACCCTGGCCTCCCTGGATATGCAAACAATTATGCCCATTTCAGATTTGAATGGGGTTTTACAATATTTGGGGGATGATTCTTCGGATATCGTAATAATCCGCCTGCCGGAAAGTAGGAATTTTATGAGTTCCGGAGAACCGGCCATGATCCGGGCGGCAGATTACAGCGGACGGAAGTCCGAAGGATCCCGATGA
- a CDS encoding RNA polymerase sigma factor encodes MFSGSEGDESVAEFRRLYDTVFPILFRVVYRITNSEEAAEDLCQDAFFRLYEKKMVFPNPEEAKYWLIRVATNASLNYAKRKDRERKAYQKAFREDIRSPETGESALLKKESKEEIQEALRKLPKNLRMVLILREYGELNYKKIGQVLGISEGNVKVRVFRARERLAGLLKAEGPFRKDGSYVP; translated from the coding sequence TTGTTTTCAGGATCAGAGGGGGATGAGTCTGTTGCAGAGTTCCGCCGGCTTTACGATACCGTATTTCCTATACTGTTTCGGGTGGTGTACCGTATAACCAACAGCGAGGAAGCTGCAGAGGACCTTTGTCAGGATGCTTTTTTCCGGCTGTACGAAAAAAAGATGGTTTTCCCCAACCCCGAGGAGGCCAAGTACTGGCTTATCAGGGTGGCAACAAACGCATCTCTGAATTATGCGAAACGTAAGGACAGAGAGCGAAAAGCCTATCAAAAGGCCTTTCGGGAAGATATTCGGAGCCCGGAGACCGGCGAAAGCGCGCTGTTAAAGAAGGAATCCAAGGAGGAAATTCAGGAGGCATTGCGAAAATTGCCGAAGAATTTACGGATGGTTTTAATTTTAAGAGAATATGGTGAGCTTAATTATAAGAAAATTGGCCAAGTTCTTGGCATTAGTGAAGGTAATGTGAAGGTCCGGGTATTCAGAGCCCGGGAACGTCTGGCCGGGCTTTTAAAAGCGGAAGGCCCCTTCCGCAAGGATGGTTCATATGTGCCCTGA